A single genomic interval of Streptococcus oralis subsp. dentisani harbors:
- a CDS encoding acyltransferase family protein yields MRIKWFSLIRITGLLLVLLYHFFQTIFPGGFFGVDVFFTFSGFLITSLLLEEFGKKSQIDLLGFFKRRFYRIVPPVVLMVLVTMPFTFLVRQDYVAGIGGQIAGVFGFMTNFYEMLTGGSYESQFIPHLFVHNWSLAVEVHYYILWGLAVWFLSKRSKSSSQLRGMVFLLSAGAFIISFFSMFIGSLMASSYSSVYFSSLTHVYPFFLGSILATVVGVRQTSDLVKQFDRTWDLRQNLLVFAAGLLVLLLLTFFVKFTYLFAYLFGFVFASLAAVVMIFAARVLHEKTPEIQEPHIITFLADTSYAVYLFHWPFYIIFSQLMSNLPAVILTIIFSYFFAILSFYIIEPLIAGKSNPLIRKISLLPHIKPISASGVGILTLITLIIITVAPQVGAFETDLMVNGFKQAQTNIGQTKTLAEQAEASRLGISEGTSLIGDSVALRANTALQEALPEANINAQVSRTTKQANDIMLNNSQNKVLLKTVVIATGVNGPEGYKDDLDTIVKNLPKGHHLILVTPYEGDKSKETYKSVEQFAAYARELAEKNPYVSIADWNKVAKEHPEIWAGTDQVHFGNDSNMIEEGAKLYAETIAVAVKAAQELPVKSK; encoded by the coding sequence ATGCGTATTAAATGGTTTTCCTTGATTAGGATTACAGGTTTACTTCTGGTGCTTCTGTACCACTTCTTTCAGACCATCTTTCCTGGAGGATTTTTCGGGGTAGATGTCTTTTTCACATTTTCGGGATTCTTGATTACCTCCCTCCTTTTAGAAGAGTTTGGAAAGAAAAGCCAGATTGATTTGCTGGGCTTTTTTAAGAGACGGTTTTACCGCATCGTGCCACCTGTGGTTCTGATGGTTCTGGTGACCATGCCTTTTACTTTCTTGGTTCGTCAAGACTATGTTGCTGGAATTGGCGGCCAGATTGCTGGAGTTTTTGGTTTTATGACCAACTTCTATGAGATGTTAACAGGGGGAAGTTATGAATCCCAGTTCATTCCGCATCTTTTTGTACATAATTGGAGCTTGGCCGTTGAGGTTCACTACTATATCCTTTGGGGCTTAGCGGTTTGGTTCTTATCCAAACGCTCAAAATCTAGTAGCCAATTGAGAGGGATGGTCTTTCTCCTTTCTGCGGGAGCTTTCATCATTAGCTTTTTCTCCATGTTTATTGGTAGTCTAATGGCTAGTTCCTATTCATCTGTCTACTTTTCAAGTCTAACCCATGTCTATCCCTTCTTTTTAGGAAGCATTTTGGCGACGGTTGTGGGTGTTCGTCAGACGAGCGATTTAGTCAAGCAGTTTGATCGGACGTGGGATCTTCGTCAGAATCTACTGGTGTTCGCTGCAGGTCTCTTGGTATTGTTGCTCCTGACTTTCTTTGTCAAGTTCACCTACCTGTTTGCGTACTTATTTGGCTTCGTGTTTGCCAGCTTAGCGGCCGTGGTCATGATTTTTGCTGCGCGTGTCTTGCATGAGAAAACGCCTGAGATACAAGAACCTCATATAATCACATTTTTAGCGGATACCAGCTACGCGGTTTATCTCTTCCACTGGCCTTTTTATATTATCTTTTCTCAGTTGATGAGCAATCTGCCTGCTGTTATTCTGACAATCATCTTTTCTTATTTCTTCGCTATCCTATCCTTCTATATTATTGAGCCATTGATTGCCGGTAAATCCAATCCTTTAATACGGAAGATTAGTCTATTACCTCATATTAAACCAATTAGTGCTAGTGGTGTTGGCATTCTTACTTTGATTACCTTGATTATCATAACTGTGGCTCCCCAAGTTGGAGCTTTTGAGACAGACTTGATGGTCAATGGTTTCAAACAAGCCCAGACCAATATAGGACAAACAAAGACTCTTGCTGAGCAAGCAGAGGCTAGCCGACTTGGAATTTCTGAGGGAACAAGCCTGATAGGAGATTCGGTAGCCTTGCGTGCCAATACAGCCTTACAAGAGGCACTTCCTGAAGCAAATATCAATGCCCAAGTTAGTCGAACGACCAAGCAAGCCAATGACATCATGCTCAATAACAGCCAGAACAAGGTACTTCTAAAAACAGTTGTCATTGCAACGGGTGTAAACGGACCAGAGGGTTATAAAGATGACTTAGATACGATCGTTAAAAATCTCCCCAAAGGTCACCATCTGATTCTGGTAACACCTTATGAAGGTGACAAGAGCAAGGAAACTTACAAATCAGTGGAGCAGTTTGCGGCTTATGCGCGGGAATTAGCTGAAAAGAATCCTTATGTGAGCATCGCTGACTGGAATAAGGTCGCTAAGGAGCACCCTGAAATCTGGGCTGGAACTGACCAAGTTCACTTTGGAAATGATAGCAACATGATTGAAGAAGGTGCTAAACTTTACGCAGAGACGATTGCAGTTGCTGTTAAGGCTGCTCAAGAATTGCCTGTGAAATCAAAATAA
- the nagA gene encoding N-acetylglucosamine-6-phosphate deacetylase, producing the protein MPNYIKADQFFYPHGVRRGGYLELVDGKFGKHVEQIPEGADVIDYTGYSIAPGLVDTHIHGFGGVDVMDNNIEGTLHTMSEGLLSMGVTSFLPTTLTSSYEQLLAVTENIGARYQEASGAKIRGIYFEGPYFTEKYKGAQNPAYMKDPRMDEFRAWQKAANGLLNKIALAPERDGVEDFVRTVTGEGVTVALGHSNATFDEAKKAVDAGASVWVHAYNGMRGLTHRELGMVGAMYQLPHTYAELICDGHHVDPKACEILIKQKGTENIALITDCMTAGGLEDGDYMLGEFPVVVANGTARLKSTGNLAGSILKLKDGLKNVVEWGIANPHEAVVMASLNPAKSVHIDDVCGQIREGYDADFIVLDKDLELVATYLDGVKRYQA; encoded by the coding sequence ATGCCTAATTATATTAAAGCGGATCAGTTTTTCTACCCACACGGAGTTCGTCGTGGCGGTTACTTGGAACTTGTGGATGGCAAGTTTGGAAAGCATGTAGAACAGATTCCTGAAGGTGCTGATGTCATTGACTATACAGGCTACAGCATTGCACCAGGACTTGTGGACACGCATATTCATGGATTTGGTGGTGTGGATGTCATGGATAATAACATCGAAGGAACACTTCATACCATGAGTGAAGGGCTCCTCAGCATGGGAGTAACGAGCTTCTTGCCAACTACTTTGACCTCTTCTTATGAGCAATTGCTCGCGGTAACAGAAAATATCGGTGCCCGTTACCAGGAAGCAAGTGGAGCCAAGATTCGTGGAATCTATTTTGAAGGGCCTTATTTCACAGAGAAATACAAGGGAGCTCAAAACCCTGCCTACATGAAAGATCCTCGTATGGATGAGTTCCGTGCTTGGCAAAAAGCAGCAAATGGCTTGCTTAATAAAATTGCCCTTGCGCCAGAACGTGATGGTGTAGAAGATTTCGTTCGTACGGTTACAGGTGAGGGAGTAACGGTTGCTCTTGGGCACTCAAATGCAACATTTGATGAAGCGAAAAAAGCGGTAGATGCTGGAGCAAGCGTTTGGGTACATGCCTACAATGGGATGCGTGGGTTGACTCACCGTGAGCTCGGTATGGTTGGAGCCATGTATCAATTGCCACATACCTATGCAGAGTTGATCTGTGACGGTCATCACGTGGATCCAAAAGCCTGCGAAATCCTTATCAAACAAAAAGGAACAGAAAATATTGCTCTCATCACAGACTGTATGACAGCTGGTGGCTTGGAAGACGGCGACTACATGCTGGGAGAATTCCCGGTAGTGGTTGCCAATGGAACTGCTCGTCTCAAATCTACAGGTAACTTGGCAGGTTCTATCCTCAAACTCAAAGACGGTTTGAAGAATGTGGTCGAATGGGGCATTGCGAATCCGCATGAAGCAGTCGTGATGGCCAGCCTCAACCCAGCAAAATCTGTTCACATTGACGATGTCTGTGGTCAAATCCGTGAAGGCTATGACGCCGACTTTATCGTGCTAGATAAAGATTTGGAATTGGTAGCAACCTACCTAGATGGTGTGAAACGTTATCAAGCATAA
- a CDS encoding DUF1033 family protein, whose protein sequence is MYRVIEMYGDFEPWWFIEGWEKDVIMSRSFNKYYDALKYYKSCWFELEKKNPLYKSRSDLMTIFWDPADQRWCDECDEYLQQYHSLALLQDGQVIPDEKLRPGYEKQTGQEKHRSCRMKWR, encoded by the coding sequence ATGTATCGTGTTATAGAAATGTATGGGGACTTTGAACCGTGGTGGTTCATAGAAGGTTGGGAAAAAGATGTCATTATGAGTCGCTCTTTTAACAAGTACTATGATGCTCTAAAATATTATAAATCATGCTGGTTTGAGCTGGAAAAGAAGAATCCTCTTTATAAGAGTCGGAGCGATTTGATGACTATTTTTTGGGATCCTGCAGACCAACGTTGGTGTGATGAGTGTGATGAGTATTTGCAGCAGTATCATTCTTTGGCTCTTTTACAGGATGGGCAAGTCATCCCCGATGAAAAGCTACGTCCAGGCTATGAAAAACAAACAGGTCAAGAAAAACACCGTTCTTGCCGTATGAAATGGAGATAA
- the comGA gene encoding competence type IV pilus ATPase ComGA, whose product MVQEIAQKIIATAKEKKAQDIYFIPKEKSYELHMRVGDERCLVDSYEFDVLAAVISHFKFVAGMNVGEKRRSQLGSCDYQHGEKVSSLRLSTVGDYRGHESLVIRLLHDEEQELHFWFQDMNELGEQYRQRGLYLFAGPVGSGKTTLMHELAKSLFKGQQVMSIEDPVEIKQEDMLQLQLNETIGLTYENLIKLSLRHRPDLLIIGEIRDSETARAVVRASLTGATVFSTIHAKSIRGVYERLLELGVTEEELAVVLQGVCYQRLIGGGGIIDFANQDYQEHQPTSWNAQIDQLLKDGHITSLQAETEKISYS is encoded by the coding sequence ATGGTACAAGAAATTGCACAGAAAATTATTGCTACTGCGAAAGAAAAGAAGGCTCAGGATATCTATTTTATTCCCAAGGAAAAATCCTATGAGCTTCACATGCGGGTTGGAGACGAACGGTGTCTAGTTGACTCCTATGAGTTTGATGTTTTAGCTGCTGTGATTAGTCATTTTAAGTTTGTAGCGGGTATGAATGTAGGGGAGAAGAGACGTAGTCAGCTGGGCTCTTGCGACTATCAGCATGGGGAGAAGGTGTCTTCTCTGCGTTTGTCTACCGTAGGAGATTATCGGGGACATGAGAGTTTGGTTATTCGTTTGTTGCACGATGAGGAGCAGGAACTGCATTTCTGGTTTCAGGATATGAACGAACTGGGTGAGCAGTACCGGCAACGGGGCCTCTACCTTTTTGCAGGTCCAGTCGGAAGCGGTAAGACGACTCTGATGCACGAATTAGCTAAGTCTCTCTTTAAGGGGCAGCAGGTTATGTCCATCGAAGATCCAGTAGAAATCAAGCAGGAAGACATGCTCCAGTTGCAGTTGAATGAGACGATCGGATTGACCTATGAAAATCTGATCAAACTGTCTCTCCGACATCGTCCAGATCTCTTGATTATCGGAGAAATTCGGGACAGTGAGACGGCGCGTGCAGTTGTCAGAGCCAGTTTGACAGGTGCGACAGTTTTTTCAACCATTCATGCCAAGAGTATCCGAGGTGTTTATGAACGCCTTCTGGAGTTGGGTGTGACGGAGGAGGAACTAGCAGTTGTCCTGCAAGGCGTCTGTTACCAGAGATTAATCGGGGGAGGAGGAATCATTGACTTTGCAAACCAAGACTATCAAGAACACCAGCCAACTAGCTGGAATGCGCAAATTGATCAGCTTCTTAAAGATGGACATATCACAAGTCTTCAGGCTGAAACGGAAAAAATTAGCTACAGCTAA